The nucleotide sequence TCTGACCCACCCCCATCCCCTCCCTATCGCGCCCTGGCGGGACTTGACAGGGAGGGGAGATTCGAAACAAATTCATAGACTTAAAAAAGTTACGTTGGGCTGAGAACGAGTCTTTAATTTTTCACAACCACTTTTCGCCATGGGCATACCTTCGGGAAAGGGGGACTTTCAGTAAATAATTTATGGATCGAGCTGAAGTTTATACCATTGATATCTAATAATATATCATCCATACATCCTATTTATTTTCCTCTGCCCACTCGTTTAACAGTTGAATGGCTTTACCCAGAACACCGGCCGAGCCTTTAAATTCTGCTGAACCGGATGGAGTCCCTTCCATGGTGTACCATTCATAAAACCCGTCATTTTCGATTACTCGTTTAATCATCGGCCGCGATAGTTCGTAGGCTTCATTTACAAAACCATGAATGATGAGTTGCTGAATCATCCGCCCCCCAAACCAAGTCCAGTCGCCGCCATTTTGATATTGGTAAGGAGCCGAAACATTCTCACCCAAAAGCTCTGAAGGGTAGGCCGGATATAGTGTTAAACCGATAGAAGGTGCACCTGCCAGTTCAACATTTCTTTTCATCTGTTCAGCTACTGCTGCAATTTCATTCCGGCTTAAAACACCGGCTTCAATAGCTACTGCTGTTCCTCCGTGATAATGGATTTCGTTTTCATCAAAATCATCGGGGAATGGTGAACCATCGATATAAATATGGGGGATGAATTTACTGTTTTCAGCGTCCCAAAGATGCTCTTTAATATTTGTCAGAAGTTGTTCATTCAACTCTTCCCAATATTCTTTTTCTTCATCAGGGCTTATTTCAGCCAAATTTTGTGCGGCAATAGCCAGCATGGCATTATCGTACACATCAATACTCCAGTGCGTCAACTCATCCACATCAACAACAGATCCGCCTTCAACCTGAATATCGCCCCAGTCAAAAGTGGTTGCGCCGGTTATCAGTCCGTATTTTTCTGAATATCTCTCTTGGAGCAGATATTCCACCGACCATTTGAGGCGATTGTAAACCGTTTTTCCGTCAACACGTTCATTCAGAATGGTTATGTCGCCGGTTTTATCTATATACTTGTAAATGGCCTGGATTAACGATGTTTCCTGATCGGATTCAACCGTATTTTTGAAGCCAATATGACCCGGTGCCGTGGCCGACTCATACGGATTGGGATCGCCCCAGGTAAATGCTTCCCGCGGAACATAGCCATCCAGCATCTCCCCGTTTTCCTGTTGAAAGTGGAAAAACATCAGGAGGTTTTCACGAATGACGCTATTGTCGTACTCTTCGCATGAGAGTTCGATGAAAGTATTCAAATCACGAGACCACACCATTTGATATCCTGATCCCGCATAAAAACCTTTCTTCATCAGGTTACGGGCCATGCTATCCACTTTAGTAATTGTAGTATCTGCCAGTATTTTCTCCGCAAGAATTTTATTCTCTTTGCTTTGATCTTCAGAAAAAATGAACAGCAATCCACCCAAAATTAGAATACTCAGCTTCATCTGTTTATGTCTTTTTTTGTTTGATAACCGTTACCATAGTCTTCTCCCCAAACATTTTATGCATGGTTTAATCTTGATATCAGATGAACCAGTTTACAGTAACTACAATTGGTTGCAGGTACTGCTTTGCGAAAAAGACTATTTAGAAGAAGAGTACTCTCCACAAAAAAGTTATTCACTTTCAGTAACTCCCCATTCTTTATTTGGTTCTGGCCCCATTTCAAGAATGAGCGACCCCCCATTCAGCAACTCAGAGGCATCAAAATAAAATGTGTTTAACTCTTTGCCATTCAGCGTTGCGCTCTGTACATACTTGTTTTTTCTTGATGCATTGTTTGCCTCTATTACAAATGTATCCCCACGGCCGTATCTTCCGCCCAGGTCAATTTCAACCCGTTCATACAAAGGACTGGCTATTTCATAAATCGGATCCGTCCGCGTGCCTCCATCGGTTTGAAACAGACCGATGGCCGCCATCACAAACCAGGCGCTAAGCTGTCCCTGATCTTCATCGCCCAGGTACGCATTTCCAACACCGTAACCGTAAAATCTTTCCATAACAGCCCGGCTCCATTTTTGTGTGAGCCATGGTTTATCCGCCCAGTTAAATAAAAATGCAAAATGCAGGGACTGCTGGTTTCCCTGATCCACAGGAATTTCCCAATATTGATCATTGAGGGCATTGAACCGCTGGGGATAGCTTTTTTCAAATCCACCTTCCAGGTTTTCAATAAACCGTTCTTTGCCAATCGTTTCGATAAGCGCGGGTACATCCTGCGGAACAAAATGCGTGAGCTGCCAGGCATTTCCTTCTACATAGTGGCGGTTTGCTCCGGATTCAAAAGGATCAAAATCCTCCAGCCAATTGCCATCACTATCTTTCATATGAGCAAATCCAGTGTCGGAAATCGTATTTTTCCACCAATAACCCCGGTCATTAAAAGTCTCGTATACCTCTTGATTGCCAGTGGCCTTTGCAAGCTGTCCAACCGTCCAGTCATCAAACGAATATTCCAAACTGTTTGAAAACCGACCGAGATCGTACGGCACATATTGATGTTCAAGATAATGCACAAGATCCCGGTTTCCTGCGAATCCATTATGAACTTTTCGAGCCGGGGTGCTCTGCATTTTAACGGCTGCTTCCAGTGCTTTATCCACATCAAAATCCCGGATACCCATCTGGTATGCCCCGGCAATCAGTGGAATTTCGTGTTCGGCAACCATCACCGGAACAAAGTTCATGCCGGCCGGCCCTTTGGCAAGCCATCCGTACGCATCGTACATGGCCAACTGCGAATTGACCCATCGGTTGCTCCACTCCGGTGTAATCAGGTTCCACATCTGGTTCAGGTTCCAGAACGTATTCCAGAACGCATCACATCCCAGCGCAACATGATCGGGATCCATCAACCTGTGAACGGCACCGTCTGTTCCGCGCCACTCGCCATTCACATCACTCCAGGTATTCCGGGTGCTCAGGGACCGATAAACCGTGTTATAAAACCTCTTTTTTTCCAGGCGGTTGTTTGTGCTGATGAGGACTCTGCTCATTAAATTATCCCATGTATCCACCTGGTTTTGCCTGACTGCATCAAAATTCCAGCCAAACGGTTCGCTCATTTCTGTTTCCAGGTTCTCTGAGGCGTTTTCAATGCTTACAAGACTGATTCCCGTACGAACCTGCACAACGGAATTTTCTTTCTGATCAAAATAGACAAACAGGCCAGCGTCCTTGATATCTTTTGCGTTCAGATGTTCACCTTCAACTATTTCATCCTCAACCCAGCCGCCCATGGAATGAATGGGTTGATCGAACTCAATCACAAAATGAACGGTGTAATCCTGGTCAGCATCATTACTCCAGACACCGCCTGAAAATTGATCGGAATACCCTTCCAACCGATAATCCGACACTTTTTTTACGTCCACTTCTTTCAGTACATAATTGTACTCTGCCGGGATATGGAAATCAATCAAAACGCGGGCGCTGTCTCGCTCTTCGGGAAATGTAAATTTCAGCAGGCCGCTTCTTGTCGTTGATGTCAGTTCAGCCGTAATATCATAATCCGTCAGATGAGCTTTATAGTACCCGATGGGGGCTTCTTCTCTGTTTTTATCGATCCTGGATCGATAGCCGGAATCCGGTTTTAACTCATCACCAATTTGGGTTTGCAGCGGACCGTTTGTCGGAAAAATTCCAAGGCCAGCCATGGTCCATTCATGAATATGGCTGAAGGTCCCAATGCTCTCAAAAATTGAGTCGTATCCGGCCTGCCATCCAGAGTTTTGGTTGATGGGACTCAGTTTTACCATACTAAATGGCATCGAAGGACCCGGCGTATACATCCAGCGTGCATGAGCCGCTCCCATGCGGGTATCCACATAACCCGGAAGTGTTTGAGTCTGCTGTGGCGAACGCTTAACCGTTCCCGATTCTATCTTGCGGCCATCTACAAGAATCGTATACTCGCTCGTAACCGGTTCCGATACTGCGGGCATGGGCGCTTCAAAATCGTAATGCCCCATCTCCACGGTCTCTTCAAAAACAGATTCCCCGTCCAGTTCCACACTCAAAACCGGAGCGCCTTCAAGGTGTTCAATATTTACCAGCAGCGGCTGAAAATCTCCTTGGTTTCTTGAGATCTGATAATCCGCCGGACGCACTTCTCTTACAAATAACTTTTCTGCTTTACGCAATTTCAATTCCGGACCTTCCAGCCGAATCTGATCAAACTTAATCCATGATCCCTCCAAAACTGTAATCGTTACTCTGTTCCCGTCTTTTTTGATGACATTTTGATCCACCGGAATTGCAATAGTCGTTGGAGTGGCGTCTGTGTCATCCCCTTTTAACGCGTCTTCATTGATAAATTCCTCCCTTCTTGAAGGTGAACGCTGGGATCCCCGGTCATATCCTTCTGCTTCAAGAGCAACCCGCTCTTCCTGATCATTGATGTAGACTTTCACCAGGGGCAAAAATTCTTTCGCGAAATCAGCAAGTTCAATATAGAGTGTATAATCTCCGTTCTTTGGTTGTTCATCAGCAGAAAACAGAATCGTTATCTGGTTGCTTCTCCATCCAGACGTGGACCAGGTACCGCCCCAGGTATCTGCAGGTCCCGGTAAAACATAAGGTATCTCTTCTTTCTGATCGTGAAAACCAACCGCAAAAAATTTATCCTCATACCCGAAATCCTCATATTTAAAATCCTCAAAGCCATCAGGAGCCAGTGCAAATTCATTTGCGGAATGATCCTTCTCCCCGAGACTCCAAATAACTTGATTATCATTTTGTTCGGGAATGTGCAGATTTTTTTCTGAGCCGTTTAAAGCATGCAGAAATGCAGGGAAAGTGAATAAGACAAGAAAAACGAGAAGATATTTGATTGTTTTCATCGTAAAATGGATTCAGGATTTTTATATATCAGTGTTCAATTGCGTTTTTACTGAGCAAAAGCCCCCTCTTTCAGTATGTGTTGAGCGCTAAAAGACTCTTGGTATCAGACCATACATCGTTTCGCCCTCTCCCCTTCGCCCCTCTCCCGCGGGGAGAGGGGTTGGGGGTGAGGGCGAAACAACGTTTTTGCTAATAGATTGTTTATTGATTTTCAGCCCACTCTTCAAACATTTCAATTGCGGTATATAGCACTCCGGCCGAACCTCTGAATGTTCCTGAACCTTTCGGCTCGTTCTCGGGTGTGTACCATTCGTAAAAGCCGTCATTTTCAACAACCCGTTCAAACATGGGCTTGGCCTCTTTATACGCTTCCTTTACAAATCCATATCGTATGAGCTGCTGAATCATTCGTCCGCCAAACCAGGTCCAGTCCCCACCGTTTTGATAGCCGTAGGGATACATTCCTTCATTCATGAAAAAACCTTCCGGATAGGGCGGATAGAGTGTTAAGCCAATCGTTGCCGCATTTGCTGCTTCTACATTTTCCCGCATTCGCTGCAGAGCATCATAAACCTGTTCTTTTGAAAGCAACCCCGCTTCGATGGCAACAGCCGTACCGCCGTGCTGGTAAATTTTATCTTCATTAAAATCATCCGGGAAGGGTGAATCGTCCAGGTAGCGATGGGGAACGAATTGCTGGTTCTCCTCATCCCAGAGGTGTTTCATCACATTTGCAGAAATATTGTCATGAATTTCCATCAATTCATCCGCTTGTTCAGGCAATAATTCTGCGAGGTTTTCAAGGGCGATTAAAAACATAGCGTTATCGTACACATCCACGGCGTAGTGGGTATCTTCAGTCAGATACACTCCCCACTCGTGTTCCGGCTGCACATCTCCCCAATCGGCTGTAGTTGCGCCCCAAATCAGGCCGTACTCCTCACTCCATCGTTCATTCATCAAAAAATCCACGGCAAAAAGCATTCGTTCTGTCACGGTCATTCCACCAACCGTTTCATCTAAAAAATCGTGATCTCCCGTGTGTTTGATATATTTATAAACGGATTGTATCAAAGAGGATTCATGGTCGGTTTCCACGGTATTTTTGTGCGCCATGCGGTCCGGCTCAAGATCTGAATAGATATAATCGTATCCCCCGCCCGGATCTTCAACACGCGGAATAAAGCCATCAACAATTCCGCCCTCATCACTTTGAAACCGAAAGAATATTCGCAAATTCTCTTTCACGATTTCCTGATCGTGCAGCTCCAGTGCAAGCTCAATAAATGTGTTGAAATCCCTGATCCAAACTTCGGAATAGCTGTCGCCTGCATTAAATCCGCCTGAAACAATTTCTATCGCTTTCTCTTTTACAACCGGGATGTTGGGATCATTATTCAGTGCCTCGATCAACTCACGATTTGAATCTTCGGCAGCACATGAATAGAATAGAAATAGTGGGAGAATGATTAGCAGATATTTTTTTCCAAAGATCATTATTTTTTGAAATCGTTGTGTTGAACTCGATACTTGACAAAATTTGCTGGTGCAGCAATCAAAGGTGCTGAGTCTTGGTTTTTTTTCCATATAATTATTCCACTTCTGTTTAATCCTGATTCTCTGTGATATTCTCTGAATTGACACCAGTATTTATATCTACATCAGGCAGATTATTTTTTAGCTGTTGGATTGCCTCTAAGCTTACGTTTGTCCTCCACAAATACAGACTCTTCAAAGAAGGCAAAGATTGAAGGTGGTTCAGCCCCTGATCACTAATCTTGGTTCCGTAAAGATTCAAATATTCAAGATGCTCCAGTCCCTTCAGATGCTGAAGTGAGCTGCCATCAATACCGGTTTGTGAAAGATTAAGTCGGGTGAGATTTCTGAAACTTGATAACACAGTCAACGAACTATCAGAAACGGCCGCTCCCGACAGGTCTAACCAGGTAACCTGAGATGACAGAGGCGATAACTGATTCAAATCAATACTTTCTGCTCCATTGGTAGTTCTGACCTGCAAGAAGTTTGAGTTTTGAGAGATTCGCGAAATCCGAACTCCACCACTCTGGTTTAGTTGGTTGATCAGGCTTTTGTCTGGTGGGTTTACCTCTGTTCTCACCAAAAAGTTCGTCCCTTCAACCGTCAGTTTATTCAGCTTTTCCATGATTTCATCCGGTACTTCCACTCCGGAAATGGCTTGATCCATCGGAGCGCCCAGATCCACCCACCATGAGATCAGGTCTTTTTGATCATCGGTTAATTGCTGTTTCCCGGATGGAGGCATCCGATCATCGTGACGATCGGGCAGTAAAATACGTTTTACCAATTCGCTCCTTTCTGAGCTACCCACTTCCAGCGCCGGACCGCTATCTCCGCCCTGCATAATTTCATCATAAGATGTAAGAAGCAGCTCTCCTTTTTTCTTCTCCGGATTGTGGCAGCTAACACATCTCGTATCTAAAATGGGGTGAATCACATCCATAAATACTTTGGCAGAATCCAGGTTCTCGATCTGTTTAATACTTTTTGCTTCAACCACAGGAGCTCCGGTGATGGATCGCAATGGCTCTGGCATATATCGAACCAGGTAATCCGATCCGTGGGTTAACGATCCGCCATAGTGACCCGCTCCCATCAAACCGAAAACCATTCCCCACATTAGAAATGTATACAATTTTTTAAGCTGTACATTCTCATAAAACCACTGGCGAAGAACTAACGCGCAAAGCGAAAGTACGGCAACTGAAATTCCGAGCCATTTATGAGTCCAAAGTAAGTCTTCTCCATATCCGCCATCCAGCGAAAGCAGATAACCGGTGCCAGCAGCAGTGAATGCACTCGCTACACCTAAAAGAAGAGTAAAAGGAACGGCAGGTTCAAGATTTTCAAATCTATTGAACCGTGAACAGATCTCAAACAGAAATGCCAACAGCAAAAATCCAATGGGCAAGTGTACAAAGACGGGATGAAAACGCCCGATAAACAGAACAAGATCAGATGATTCTCCCATGAATTACACTCGCTCCAGTTTTATGGGGTAGGTTTGGGCGGCATTCCATTGGCATACATACAGGTTTTTGTCCTCGTCCACGCAAACATCGTGGCAGTGCTTAAACAGAGGATTCTGCTGGACCATCAACTGAAGCTCGCCATTTTCGTATTCAGGCTTGGTCCCTCCCGGATTCGAAACAACCCGGTTCTCCTCATTCAAGATTGTGACAAACCCGGAATTATCGGTTTGATTAAGATACCGCAAGCGCGACCAGCAAACTCCGGAGTAGATATTTCCGTCATCAATAACCGGACGGCAAACAAAGGCTCCCGGCAGAAAAATCGTTTCAAGGTATTCACCGTCCATTGTAAATCGCTTGAAGGAGTTATGCCCCCTGGAAGTACAGAGCAGAGTTGGATCATTACCATTTCTATCGTCGATGGCAACACCATGAGCCGTGCTAAATTGATGATCTGCATCGCCTTCCCCGCCAAATTTTCGGATAAACTTTCCGGCTGAATCGTACCGAAGAATAAACTGTGAGCCGTATCCGTCTGCTACATAAATATCGCCATTCGGAGCAATGGCTGTTTCCGTCGGCCGAAAAGGATCTTCTTCAGAATATTCTCCAATCGTTTTTGGATGATCGATGGTCAACAGCGGTTGTCCATCCACGGTCGTTTTGAAAACTTTTCCAAGGCTGAAGTCGGTGATAAAAAGAACATCTTTCCCGCCTTCATTAAAGAGCGTGAGTCCGTGACCGCCCGGAAACTGATCTCCCCAGGAGTCCAAAAGCTTCCCCGATTTATCATAGATGATGATATTATTCCGGGTATCATCTGTGATCATAATCAGGCGGCCTTTTGAATCCATCACCATTTCATGGCAGTTTTTAACGGGCGTATTTTCCGGATTCAGGTTCCCCCATTCTTTATGAACCCGATACTGGAAATCACCATGCCCTAAAACTGTTTCATCCAGTTTAGGTTTGCTTTGTCCGATATAGAACATCGAAGGGAGGATCGCTCCGCCTGCTAAAAGCGAGCTTTTTTTGATGAAGTCCCGACGGGAAGTTTTCGTATCTGCCATTAGTTTTCTTGAGAGTTTAAGCTAAAATAACCTGAATTCGTTTACGAGTTAAAACAAATACTCTCCCCTTGAGGGGAGTACTCCGTCAGCCGACGGAGGGAGGGGGTAGTACATCCCCCGAGTTCACACGACATACGTCGTGCTCACATTCCCCTTCAAAGGGGGACTAACCACCCCTTCCTTAAGGTATCCCTACGGGGAAATCCCCTTCTTGGAAAAAGGGGTGACTTTTTCAATGCATTTACGTCCATCTTATTTATCATGCTAAAATATCTTCCACTACATGGCCGTGTACGTCCGTCAATCGGAACCGGCGACCCTGGTGTTTGTACGTGAGCCGTTCGTGGTCCACGCCCATCAAATGTAAAATAGTCGCCTGGATATCGTGAATATGAACCGGGTTCTCCACAATGTTGTATCCAAATTCATCGGTTTTGCCATATTCAAAACCTGACTTTACACCTGCGCCGGCCATCCACATGGTAAAACATCTTGGGTGATGATCGCGGCCATAAGTTTCTTTGGTGAGTTGTCCCTGGCAGTAAGATGTGCGGCCGAACTCTCCGCCCCAAATCACAAGTGTTTCATCCAGCAAACCACGCTGTTTCAGGTCTTTCACCAACGCCGCCGATGCCTGGTCAATATCTTTACACTGAAGAGGCAGCTGATCCGGAATACCATTATGCTGATCCCAACCCATATGGTACAACTGAACGAATTTCACATCCCGCTCAGCTAACCGTCGTGCCAACAGACAATTTGCCGCGTACGTACCCGGTTTTCGAGCGTCTTCTCCGTACATATCAAACACCCAATCCGGTTCATCAGAAAGATCCATCGTTTCGGGAACCGAGGTCTGCATTCGATACGCCATTTCATACTGGCTGATGCGGGATGTAATTTCAGGATCGCCAAACTCGTTCAGGTGCAATTTATTCAGATCTTTCAGTTTACTAAGCATATTACGTCTGCTCATTTTGTTTACACCCGGGGGATCATTCAGATTCAGAACGGGATCTTTCCCGGACCGAAACTGAACCCCCTGATGCAGTGATGGTAAAAACCCATTTCCCCAAAGTCGGGAATAGAGAGGCTGATCAAACGGCCGACCCGATCCTCGGGAGATCAATACGCTAAAAGCCGGTAGATTCTCATTGTCTGAACCCAATCCATAACTCAACCAAGAGCCCATACTTGGACGGCCGGCCTGCTGCGAACCTGTTTGGATGAAGGTGATAGCCGGATCATGGTTAATAGCATCCGTATACACTGACTTCACAAAACAGAGCTCATCCACAACTTCAGCAGTATAAGGCATCAATTCGCTGACGTAAATACCGCTGTCACCATATTGCTCAAAATCAAAATGCGAACCGGCCAATGGAAATCCATCCTGGTTGGCCGTCATGCCGGTTAACCGCTGATCACCCCTCACAGATGGAGGCAAATCGGAACCTTGCAATTCCCGTAACTTTGGCTTGTAATCAAACATATCCTGCTGCGAAGGTCCCCCACTCTGAAAAAGATAGATGATCCGTTTTGCTTTGGGGATGATATGCGGTGAATCCAGTGCTCCGTCCAATCCCCCCGACCGATCACCAAAAAGTGTTTTGGGACTGAGCAACGAAGCCAACGCAGCCGCACCTAAACCCATGCTTGTTTTTGAAAGAAAATGCCGGCGATTCATATTACAATTCAGCTTGTCAATTTCTTCGGACATGGTTTTACTCTTTGGTTATGGTTTCGTCGAGATTGAGGATCGTGCTTGCCACAATGGTTCCTGCGGCCAATTGAGTCGTATCTAAATTGTTGCCAACCGGATATTCACCCACCCCCAATAGTGAATCAACTCGTGATGGCTCAGCTTGAAATGCTTCAAATTCTTCCCGGTATAATTCAGACAGTAGTTGAATCTCTTTCTCCCCCGGGGCTCGCGATGTTGCCGCTTTAAACGCGAATGAAATTTGACTCTCCAGGTTTTCACCGCCCTCCGTCATCATTCGTTCGGCAAGTAATCGGGAAGCTTCTACAAATTGCGGATCATTAAGCGTAAACAACGCCTGAAGAGGTGTGCTGGTTTTGCCTCGTTTTAATGACATGTGGCTTCGTCCCGGAGCGTCAAACGTCGTCATGAATGGCGGCGGAGAAGTTCGCTTCCAAAATGTGTAGAGACTTCTCCTATACAATGAATCTCCATGATCCTGGATATATTCTGGCAGATATCGTCCCGATGTTTTCTCTTTCCATAATCCTTCGGGTTGATACGGTTTTACGCTGGGTCCGCCAACTTCCTCCACCAGTAATCCACTTGCGGCAAGAGCATTATCACGAATCATTTCGGCAGACATTCGGAAACGGGGTCCGCGTGCCAGGTACCTGTTGGCCGGATCTTCCGCCAGTTTTTCTTTTGTAATCACAGCCGATTGCTGATAGGTATTCGACATCACAATTTTCTTATGCAAGGCTTTCAGATCCCAGCCGCTTTCACGAAATGTAACCGCAAGCCAGTCCAGCAATTCAGGATGAGTGGGCAGCGAACCCTGGTTCCCAAAATCACCGGGTGTATCCACAATTCCATTCCCGAAGTACATCTGCCAGTAACGGTTTACGATCACACGCGCCGTTAATGGATTTTCATCACTGACCAGCCACTGCGCCAGCCCTAATCTGTTTCGGGGAAAGTTGGAAGGGAAATCCATCACACTTTTCGGAACATTTGGCTCCACTTTTTCGCCACGCTGATCATATAAACCCCGACCAAGAACATACGTATCCCGCGGTTTGATCCGCTCTCCCATCACCATGACTTCCCGCAGCGTATCGGTCACCTGGCTTTTTTGAACCCGAAGCTGTAGTAATTCTTCAAACTGTTGCCGATAGTTTTCATCCTGATGAATCAGATAGTGTTCTGATAAAATTTCTTTTCGGTATTCATCCTGAAGTTCGGGTGAGGCGGCGGCCATCAGTGCCGGCAAATCGTCGCTTCCTGCCAGCGCCATCATCTCAGCCTGGCTCAACCGGCGGTCATAAATTTTCAACTCATCCAGTTTCAGGCCTTCGTACTCTATTTTTTCAAATGAATTTCGTTCACCAATCAGGAAATTCTGGTATGGATAGGTCTTTTGCTCTTCACCAATCGCAATATTCTTAAAGAGATTATCCTGGAATATCTCGGATTCCCAACGTTCGCCATTCACATAGATGTTAATTCCACCGGCTTTGCTTGATCCATCATACGTAACTCCAATATGACTCCATTGATTAAGCGGCAAGGCATCTCGCGATGTAACTTTAATCGAATTAAACGGCCAGCCGTGTACCAGCCGGACAGAGATTTTGTTTTCAAGAAGAGTCAGATCATATCCCCTGTACCCGATAAATATCGCTCCCATCTTCACGATAACCGGAGCCTCCGATTCCGCAGTGGTGTCTGACGGATTCACCCAAATACTCAGTGAAAAGGGCTCGGTTCGTTCAAATGCTGCAATATCACCCAGATCGATAGAATTTCCTTTATTAAATTCGAGCGCTTTTCCATCAATGCCATCCCGAATCGGCAGATTCTCCTTTTATTTTACCGGCAAGCGAATCACCGACTAATTCCATGACTTGTCCATCTTTGATGGAATTAAAATCTACGTGTGTAACCAACCCTTCTTCTGATGGAAGAATGGAATCTTTACTGATTCCGGAATTCAGCCACTCCGAAAAACCATCACTTCTGCTTGCTGTATACTTCTCTAAACCCTCTTCCTGTTTTTTAATGGCTTCTTCCAGGTAGTTGATTTGTTGATTTGCAACACTATCCGGCAGTAATATGGTTGGCCCTGCCATCCCCTCATTTGGGATCTGGCCCGCATCATTCACATTGTTAAAAAAGGCTGAAAACTGGAAATACTCCTTCTGAGAGATGGGATCGTACTTGTGATCATGGCATCGCGCGCACTCCATCGTCATTCCGAGAAATGCGGACGCTGTTGTATTGGTTCTGTCGGCCACATATTCAACCCTGTACTCTTCGTCTACAATGCCGCCCTCCTGGCTTTGCATATGAACCCGGTTAAATCCCGTTGCCAGTTTTTGCTCGCGGGTTGCATTCGGCAGCATGTCTCCCGCAATTTGCCAGGTTGTAAACTGGTCAAACCGCATATTCTGGTTAAACGCTTCGATCACCCAATCCCGCCAGGGCCACATGTGATTCGGGCCATCGTCCTGATAACCATGCGTATCGGCATATCGCGACACATCCAGCCATTCGGTTGCCATTCGCTCACCATACGCTTTTGATGCCAATAATCGATCCACCAGTTTTTCATAAGCATCGGGTGAATCTTCGGCTACAAATTTGTTCACTTCATCTACGGTTGGC is from Balneolaceae bacterium and encodes:
- a CDS encoding amylo-alpha-1,6-glucosidase, translated to MKLSILILGGLLFIFSEDQSKENKILAEKILADTTITKVDSMARNLMKKGFYAGSGYQMVWSRDLNTFIELSCEEYDNSVIRENLLMFFHFQQENGEMLDGYVPREAFTWGDPNPYESATAPGHIGFKNTVESDQETSLIQAIYKYIDKTGDITILNERVDGKTVYNRLKWSVEYLLQERYSEKYGLITGATTFDWGDIQVEGGSVVDVDELTHWSIDVYDNAMLAIAAQNLAEISPDEEKEYWEELNEQLLTNIKEHLWDAENSKFIPHIYIDGSPFPDDFDENEIHYHGGTAVAIEAGVLSRNEIAAVAEQMKRNVELAGAPSIGLTLYPAYPSELLGENVSAPYQYQNGGDWTWFGGRMIQQLIIHGFVNEAYELSRPMIKRVIENDGFYEWYTMEGTPSGSAEFKGSAGVLGKAIQLLNEWAEENK
- a CDS encoding GH92 family glycosyl hydrolase is translated as MKTIKYLLVFLVLFTFPAFLHALNGSEKNLHIPEQNDNQVIWSLGEKDHSANEFALAPDGFEDFKYEDFGYEDKFFAVGFHDQKEEIPYVLPGPADTWGGTWSTSGWRSNQITILFSADEQPKNGDYTLYIELADFAKEFLPLVKVYINDQEERVALEAEGYDRGSQRSPSRREEFINEDALKGDDTDATPTTIAIPVDQNVIKKDGNRVTITVLEGSWIKFDQIRLEGPELKLRKAEKLFVREVRPADYQISRNQGDFQPLLVNIEHLEGAPVLSVELDGESVFEETVEMGHYDFEAPMPAVSEPVTSEYTILVDGRKIESGTVKRSPQQTQTLPGYVDTRMGAAHARWMYTPGPSMPFSMVKLSPINQNSGWQAGYDSIFESIGTFSHIHEWTMAGLGIFPTNGPLQTQIGDELKPDSGYRSRIDKNREEAPIGYYKAHLTDYDITAELTSTTRSGLLKFTFPEERDSARVLIDFHIPAEYNYVLKEVDVKKVSDYRLEGYSDQFSGGVWSNDADQDYTVHFVIEFDQPIHSMGGWVEDEIVEGEHLNAKDIKDAGLFVYFDQKENSVVQVRTGISLVSIENASENLETEMSEPFGWNFDAVRQNQVDTWDNLMSRVLISTNNRLEKKRFYNTVYRSLSTRNTWSDVNGEWRGTDGAVHRLMDPDHVALGCDAFWNTFWNLNQMWNLITPEWSNRWVNSQLAMYDAYGWLAKGPAGMNFVPVMVAEHEIPLIAGAYQMGIRDFDVDKALEAAVKMQSTPARKVHNGFAGNRDLVHYLEHQYVPYDLGRFSNSLEYSFDDWTVGQLAKATGNQEVYETFNDRGYWWKNTISDTGFAHMKDSDGNWLEDFDPFESGANRHYVEGNAWQLTHFVPQDVPALIETIGKERFIENLEGGFEKSYPQRFNALNDQYWEIPVDQGNQQSLHFAFLFNWADKPWLTQKWSRAVMERFYGYGVGNAYLGDEDQGQLSAWFVMAAIGLFQTDGGTRTDPIYEIASPLYERVEIDLGGRYGRGDTFVIEANNASRKNKYVQSATLNGKELNTFYFDASELLNGGSLILEMGPEPNKEWGVTESE
- a CDS encoding c-type cytochrome domain-containing protein: MGESSDLVLFIGRFHPVFVHLPIGFLLLAFLFEICSRFNRFENLEPAVPFTLLLGVASAFTAAGTGYLLSLDGGYGEDLLWTHKWLGISVAVLSLCALVLRQWFYENVQLKKLYTFLMWGMVFGLMGAGHYGGSLTHGSDYLVRYMPEPLRSITGAPVVEAKSIKQIENLDSAKVFMDVIHPILDTRCVSCHNPEKKKGELLLTSYDEIMQGGDSGPALEVGSSERSELVKRILLPDRHDDRMPPSGKQQLTDDQKDLISWWVDLGAPMDQAISGVEVPDEIMEKLNKLTVEGTNFLVRTEVNPPDKSLINQLNQSGGVRISRISQNSNFLQVRTTNGAESIDLNQLSPLSSQVTWLDLSGAAVSDSSLTVLSSFRNLTRLNLSQTGIDGSSLQHLKGLEHLEYLNLYGTKISDQGLNHLQSLPSLKSLYLWRTNVSLEAIQQLKNNLPDVDINTGVNSENITENQD
- a CDS encoding DUF1501 domain-containing protein; the encoded protein is MSEEIDKLNCNMNRRHFLSKTSMGLGAAALASLLSPKTLFGDRSGGLDGALDSPHIIPKAKRIIYLFQSGGPSQQDMFDYKPKLRELQGSDLPPSVRGDQRLTGMTANQDGFPLAGSHFDFEQYGDSGIYVSELMPYTAEVVDELCFVKSVYTDAINHDPAITFIQTGSQQAGRPSMGSWLSYGLGSDNENLPAFSVLISRGSGRPFDQPLYSRLWGNGFLPSLHQGVQFRSGKDPVLNLNDPPGVNKMSRRNMLSKLKDLNKLHLNEFGDPEITSRISQYEMAYRMQTSVPETMDLSDEPDWVFDMYGEDARKPGTYAANCLLARRLAERDVKFVQLYHMGWDQHNGIPDQLPLQCKDIDQASAALVKDLKQRGLLDETLVIWGGEFGRTSYCQGQLTKETYGRDHHPRCFTMWMAGAGVKSGFEYGKTDEFGYNIVENPVHIHDIQATILHLMGVDHERLTYKHQGRRFRLTDVHGHVVEDILA